The DNA region GGTGCCGACCATCCCCGCGCCGCCCGACGGCCACGCGGCCGCGTCGAACGCGCGCGCCGGTGCGAAGCGGATGCCGACCGTGCCGTCGTACACCGGCGCGAGATCGTCGTCGGCCATCCGGCGCGGCGCGACCGGCGTACTGACGTACGGCGTCGCGAAGCGTGCGGCGTCGTGCGAGAAGAACGCGGTGTCCGACATCCCGAGCGGCGTCGTGACGAGTGCGGCCACGGCCTCGCCGAGCGGCCGGCCGTCGACCGCCTCGATCAGCGCGCCGACCACGTCGATCGCGAGCGAGTAGTCCCACGACGTGCCGGGCGCGAACCGCAGCGGCACGCCGGCGATGCGCCGCACGTTCTCCGCGAGCGACAGGTCCGCGCGATCCATCCCGTCGGACACGCCGGCACGCGCATACGGGCCGTCGGCGTCGGCTTCGAGGAAGCGGTAGCCGAGCCCGGCCGTATGCGACAGCAGATGACGCAACGTGATGTCGGTGGGCGTGCCGTCACGCAGCGTCGGCCGGAACGCGGGCAACCAGTGCGCGACCGGCTCGTCGAGTTCGATGCGTCCCGCCGCGACCAGCCGCATCGCGGCGGCCGTCACGATTGGCTTCGACACCGACGCGAGCCGGAACAGCGTGTCCTCCCGCATCGGCGTGCCGGCCTCGCGATCGGCGAGGCCGGCCGCGCGCGCGTAGCGCAGTTCGCCGTCGCGGGCGACCAGCACGACCGCGCCGACCACGCGCGCGTCGGCCAGCGTGCGATCGAGCACCGCGTCGAGGCGCTCGGGCAGCGCGGCGTCCGGTTCTGCGCGGTGAGCGGTGACAGGCAGGGATGACATGGCGTGACCTCGAACAGTGAAGGAACGCCCATCGTAGGGAGCCGGCGCAAGAAGAAAAACCGGGTTAGAGTTCCGGACACTCCGGACATCGATGTCCGCAATCGGGAACCTGCATGGAAAATCTTGGCGGCTTCGTCGTGTTCGTCCAGGTCGCGGAAACGCGCAGTTTCGTCGCGGCCGGCCGCGCGCTCGGGCTGTCGGCGTCCGCGATCGGCAAGCGCATCGCGCGGCTCGAGGCCCGGCTGAACGTGCGGCTGTTTCACCGCAGCACGCGCAGCATCACGCTGACCGCGGAAGGCACGCGTTTCCTGGAGCGATGCCGGCGCGTGATCGCCGAGATCGACGCGGCCGAGCAGGAACTGACGCACAGCGCCGAAGCGCCGCGCGGGCGCCTGCGCGTGAGCCTGCCGACGATCGGCACGCTGCTGCTGCCGCTGCTCGCCGATTTCATGGCAGCGTATCCGGAGATCGAACTCGACATCGATTTCAGCGACCGCCTGGTCGACGTCGTCGAAGAAGGCTTCGACGCGGTGCTGCGCACCGGCCAGCCGACGGATTCGCGGCTGTCATCGCGGCTGCTCGGCCATTTTGGCCAGCACCTCGTCGCGTCGCCCGACTATCTCGAACGGCACGGCACGCCGCGCACGCCGACCGATCTCGCACGGCACCGCTGCCTGCACTACCGCTTCCCGAGCAGCGGCAAGCTCGAGATCTGGCCGCTGCGCGCGTCGCGCTCGGGCACGCCACCGGCGGTGCCGGTCTCGATGGTCAGTAACAGCGCGGAGACGCGTCTGTGCTTCGCGCGGCGCGGGCTCGGCATCGCGTGCCTGCCCGAATTCTTCGTGCGTGACGCGCTCGACGACGGCACGCTGCGTGCGGTACTCGCCGAACACATCGTGAGCCGCACGCCGTTCTACGTGCTGTGGCCATCAGGCCGCCATCCGACGCCGAAGCTGCGTGCATTCGTCGACCACATGGCCGAGCACTTGCGCCTGTAACCGGCGCAAGCCGTTACGCCGCCTTCGCGTGCGCGCTCAGCCGCCGGAACGCCTGCCCCTGCTCGTCGAACAGGTGGCAATGCTCGGGCTGCGCATGCACGTGCAGCGCCTCGCCGGTGCGGTACGTGTCGAGCGGCGGAATCCGCGCGATCAATCCATCCGGCGCGACCGCCGACTCCGCATACAGGTACGCGGCATCGCCGAGCGATTCGACGGCCATCGTCCGCGCGGCGACACCGGTGCCCGCCGCGCCCACCAGCAGATGCTCGGGCCGCACGCCGACGGTCACGGCCGCGCCGGCCTGCAGCCCCGCCGCATCGACCGCCACGCGCTGCGTCTCGCCGCTGTCGAAGCGCACCAGCACGCCGGTCGCATCGGCCGACTCGACCGTGCCCTTCAGGAAGTTCATCTTCGGCGAGCCGATGAAGCCCGCGACGAACCGGTTCGCCGGCGCGTGATACAGCGTGTTCGGCGTGCCGACCTGCTGCACCGCGCCGCCGGACAGCACGACGATCTTGTCGGCGAGCGTCATCGCCTCGACCTGATCGTGCGTCACGTAGATCATCGTCGTCTTCAGCTCGTCGTGCAGCCGCGCGAATTCCAGCCGCATCTTCACGCGCAGCGCCGCGTCGAGGTTCGACAACGGCTCGTCGAACAGGAACACCTTCGGCTTGCGCGTGATTGCGCGGCCGATCGCGACGCGCTGCCGCTGGCCGCCCGACAGTTGCTTCGGCTTGCGCTCGAGCAGGTGATCGATGTGCAGGATCTTCGCGGCCTGCTTCACCGCCTGGTCGATCTCGGGCTTCTTCGCGCCGGCGAGCTTCAGGCCGAACGCCATGTTGTCGTACAGCGTCATGTGCGGATACAGCGCATACGACTGGAACACCATCGCGATGCCGCGCTTCGCGCTCGGCACGTCGTTGACCTTCGCGCCGTCGATCAGCAGCTCGCCGCTCGAGATGTCCTCGAGCCCGGCGATCATCCGCATCAGCGTGGATTTGCCGCAGCCGCTCGGGCCGACGAACACGACGAATTCGCCGTCGGCGATGTCGAGGTTCACGTTGCGCAGCACTTCGGTGTCGTCGTAGCGCTTCGCGATGTTGCGCAGGAGCACGCTTGCCATGGTCTGTCTCCGTTCGTTCGTGATGCGCCGCGTCCGACGCGGCGCGCAATCGTTCGTGGTGAGGGTCTGTTGCGCTAGCCCGGCAGCACCGCGCCCGTCGCCTGCCAGCGCGCGACGTAGCCGGGCAGCTCGTGCATGTCGTCGAATACGTGACGCGCGCCGATCCCTCGCAGCGCGTCGATCTGCGCGGCCGACGCATGCCCGCCGCCGACGAAGCCGAGCACGGTCATGCCGGCCGCGGCGGCCGCGGTGATGCCCGTCACGCTGTCCTCGACGACGAGGCATTGCGCGGGCACCGCGCCGAGCGCGCGCGCGGCCGCGAGATACACGTCGGGCGCGGGCTTCGGCCGCGCGACGGCGTCCGCGCAGAACAGCCGGTCGCCGAAGAAGCGCGCGAGGCCGGTGCGCGCGAGCGCCGTCTCGACATACGCGCGGTAACTGTTGCTCGCGCACGCCGTCGGCAGGCTGATCGCCGCAAGTGCCGCCTCGATCCCGTCGACCACCGGCGCGTTGACGGCCGCCGCCTCGACCGCGCGGCGGATTGCATCGACGTCGTCGGCCGACAGCGTGCGGCCGACGGCCTCGCTCGCGCCCGCCAGCACGCGCTCGATGCGCAGCCCCAGCAGCGGCATCACGGCCGGCCGCGCGTCCACGCCCGGCCAGCGCGCGTCGAGCTCGCGCACGATCACGTCGGCGGCGACGGCCTCGCTGTCGATCAGCACGCCGTCGCAATCGCAGATCAGCACGTTCACCCCGTGGCCGACCACGCCTTTGCCGGCCGCCGTCATTTGACCGCCCCGAACGTGAGCCCGCGCACGAGCTGCTTCTGCGACAGCCAGCCGACGATCAGGATCGGCGCGACCGCGAGCAGGGAAGCCGCGGACAGCTTCGCCCAGAACAAGCCCTCGGGGCTCGAGTACGACGCGATGAACACGGTGAGCGGCGCGGCGTTCGAGCTCGACAGGTTGATGCTCCAGAACGCCTCGTTCCACGACAGGATCACGAGCAGCAGCGCGGTGGACGCGAGGCCCGGCAGCGCCATCGGCATCAGCAGGTAGACGATCTCCTGCCACGTCGACGCGCCGTCGATGCGCCCCGCTTCGAGGATGTCCTTCGGAATCTCGTTGAAGTACGTGAAGGTCATCCATACCGCGATCGGCAGGTTGATCAGCGTGTACACGATCACGAGGCCCGACACGGTATCGAGCAGCCCGGCGTTCTTCCACAGCAGGTAGATCGGCACGAGCACGCCGACCGACGGCATCATCTTGGTCGACAGCATCCACAGCAGCACCTTCTGCGTGCGGCGGTTCGGGAAGAACGCCATCGCGTAGGCCGCCGGCACCGCGAGCAGCAGCGAGATCGCCGTGACGCCCGCCGAGATCAGCACCGAGTTCCACGCGAAGCCGAAGTAGTTGCTGCGCGCGAACACCTCGCGGAAGCTGTCGAACGTCGGCACGAAGAACAGCGTCGACGCGTAGGCCTGCTGCTCGGTCTTGAACGCGGTGATCGCCATCCAGAAGATCGGGAAGAACAGCAGCAGCGCGATCAGCCACGCCAGCGCGCCGGGCAGCGCACGCCGCACGAGGTCGAATGCGGCCGGCGCGCGCCGGCCTTCCAGAGTCAGGTCGCTCATTTCTCGTACTCCCCCTTCAGGTTGCGCGCGAGCATCCGCACCAGGAAGAACGACACGACGTTCGCGACCACGACGGCGATGATCCCGCCCGCGGACGCGAGGCCGACGTCGAACTGCTGCAGGCCGAGCGCGTAGATCAGGTACGACAGGTTGGTCGTCGCATTGCCCGGGCCGCCGCCCGTCGTCGTGTAGATCTCCGCGAAGATCGACAGCAGGAAGATCGTCTCCATCATCACGACCACGGCGATCGCGCGCTTCAGGTGCGGCAGCGTGATGTAGAAGAACATCGCGATCGGGCCCGCGCCGTCGATGCGGGCGGCTTCCTTCTGCTCCTGGTCGAGCGACTGGATCGCGGTGAACAGGATCAGGAACGCGAACGGCAGCCACTGCCACGCGACGATCATGATCACGGCGGTGAGCGGGTAGTCGGCGAACCAGTCGACCGGCGTCATCCCGAGCGCGCGCATCGCGTTCGCGACGAGCCCGTACACCGGATGCAGGATCATGTTCTTCCAGATCAGCGCGGCGACCGTCGGCATCACGAAGAACGGCGCGATCGCGAGCAGCCGCGCGATGCCCTGCCCGTAGAACTTGCGATCGAACAGCACGGCCATCAGCACGCCGCCGACCACCGTGATCGCAAGCACCGCGCCGATCAGCACGAGCGTGTGCCAGATCGCGGGCAGGAACGACGGATCGGTCGCGAGGAAGCGGTAGTTGTCGAGCCCGGCGAAGCCCTTCACGTCCGGATTCAGCAGGTTGTAGCGCGAGAACGAATACCAGATCGTCATCGCGAGCGGAATCGACATCCACAGCAGCAGCACGGCGACGGACGGCGACACGAGCCAGCTCGGGCCGCCGCGCGCGCGGCGCGGCGCGCCCGGCGGCGACGACGCATCGCCGACCGACGGCGCGTGGCTCAGGGGAAGACGCAAATGACGCATGATCGGAGTCCCTCCGGTTGAGGCGCGGGCGCGAACGGCCGGCCCGCGTTGGTGCTTCGGCCACGTGCACCGTGCGCGGCGGCGCGCACGGTGCGGGCCGCGTTACTTCTTGTAGCCGGCCTGCCGGACCGCGCGGTCGGCGGCGGCCTGCCCGGCGGCGAGCGCCTGGTCGACCGTCGTCTGGCCGGCGACCGCCCCCGCGATCGCCTGGCCGACCACCGTGCCGAACGACTGGAATTCAGGAATCCCGACGTACTGCACGCCCGTGTACGGCACCTTCTTCAGCGACGGATCGTTCGGGTCGGCCGTCTCGATCGCCTTCAGCACGAAATCCGAGAACGGCGCGGCGGCCTTGTACTCGGGACGCTGGTAGGTCGACGTGCGGGTGCCCGGCGGCACCGATGCCCAGCCTTCGTCCTTGCCGGCCATCTCGATGTACTGCTTCGACGTCGCCCACGCGATGAACTTGCGCGCGGCGTCCTGCTGCTTCGACGTCTTCGGCACGGCCAGCGCCCACGCCCACAGCCAGTGCGAGCCCTTCGGCGTGGCGGCCACAGGCGCGGCGGCGAAACCGATCTTGTCGGCGACCTGCGACTGCTGCTTGTTATAGAGCATCCCGGCCGCGACCGTCGCGTCGATCCACATCGCGCACTTGCCCGAGGCGGTCAGCGTCAGGTTCTCGTTGAAGCCGTTCGAGCTCGCTCCCGGCGGCCCGTCCTTCTTCAGCAGGTTCACGTAGAAGCCGATCGCCTTCTTCCATTCCGGCGACGTCAGCTGCGCGTTCCAGTTCTCGTCGAACCAGCGCCCGCCGAACGTGTTCACGACCGTCGACACGTACGCCATGTTCTCGCCCCACCCGGCCTTGCCGCGCAGGCAGATCCCGTAGGTGCCCTTCGCCTTGTCGGTGAGCTTGTCCGCGAACTCGGCGATCTGGTCGTAGGTCGGCTGGTCGGGCATCTTGAGCCCCTTCGCCGCGAACAGGTCCTTGCGGTAGAACGTCATCGAGCTCTCGACGTAGAACGGCAGCGCATACAGCTGGCCGTTGTACGACAGGCTGTCGCGCGCGGTCTTCACGATGTCGTTCAGGTCGTAGTCGGCGGGCAGCCCCGTCATCGGCGCGAGCCAGCCGCGCTTGCCCCACTGCGGCGTCTCGTAGGTGCCGATCGCCATCACGTCGAACTGGCCGCTGCCGGTCGTGATGTCGGTGGTCGCGCGCTGGCGCAGCACGTTCTCCTCGAGGATCACCCAGTTCAGCTTGATGTCGGGGTTCGCCTTCTCGAACGCCGGCGACAGCTTCTTCAACTCGATCATGTCCGGGTTGTTCAGCGTCGCGATCGTCAGCGTGCCGGCGGACGCCGCGCACGCGGCCGTCGCGAGCGCGGCTCCGGCGAAGCAGCGTGCGGCGGCATCGAGCATCTTTCGTTGCATGGCATGTCTCCTGTGATTGTTCGAACTGTCGTCGGTGTTGCGTATTACTGATTACGTATTGCGTGTGTCGCGTTGCTGCGTTCCCTTCTCGCCCGTCACGCCGGCCGCTGCATGCCGCACGCGCGCGCATAGTGCGCGATCACCTCGCGGATCCGGTGGCGCACCCACGCGCGCGGTTCCTTCGCGAGGCCGCCCGCGCGGCACGCCGCGTACACGTCAGGCAGCCACTGCGCGACGAGCGTCTCCGGCACCGGCTGCCGCGCGAGATTGTCGAACAGCTGCTCGACCGCCGCCGCGACGGCCGGCTGCAGCCAGTAGTAGCGGATCCGGTCGCTGTAGCTGAACTGGCGCGCGAGCCGCTGCTCGGTTTCGTCGCCGCGGTAGTACGGCGCCCAGTGCTCGGGCTGCGCGCGCATCGCGGCGTCGACCACGTCGCGCAGGCGCGAGCGCTGCGCGACGTCGCCGATCAGCGCGTCCTCGATGAAGGTGAGCGCGAACAGCGCCTCGCGCAGCGCGAAGGTCAGCGCGGGGCCGACCTTCAGCACCGCGAAGTGGTCGCGCACGAGCGCGGCGAGCGCGTCTTCGGTCTGGTAGTCGGTCGAATGCGCTTCGAACACGAGGCGCGGCGTGCGCAGGATGCTCGCGCCGAGCGACGCGGCCTTCGCGCTGTCGTAGTCGAGCACGTGGCGATCGTCGAAGTCGACGCCCGGCTGCGCGACGATCGCGACCACGCGAGACCACGCATCATCGAGCCCGGCTGCGGCGAATGCGCTGCGGTGCGCATCGAGCGTCGCGGCGATGCTGTCGCTGCGGGTGACCGCGATCCGCGCGATCGCATCGCCATCGCCATCCGCATCGCCGGCCACTTCGCCGCCCGGCGTCGGCACTTCGGTGCCGATCACGTAGACGGGCGCGACGCCGGCGCGCGCCGCTGCATCTTCGGCCGCGCGGCACAGCTCGGCCGCGCGCGCGGCGATCGTCCGGTCGTCGAGCCGCGGCGGATCGTCCGCGCACGCCATGCTCGCATCGAGGTGGATCTTCTCGAACCCGGCTTCGACATACGCGGCGACCATCGCGGCCGCTTCGCGCATCGCGTCGGCCGCGCGGCGGTGCCGCCACGGGTTCGGGCCGAGGTGGTCGCCGCCGAGCACGAGCGCCGATGGCGCAAGCCCGCAGCGCTGCGCGATCGCATCGACGTCGCGCCGGAAATCGGCCGGCGTCATGCCCGTATAGCCGCCGAGATGGTTCACCTGGTTGCAGGTCGCCTCGATCAGCAGCGGCGACCCGTCCGCGCGGGCTGCTTCGCAAGCGGCCTCCAGCACGAGCCGGTGCGCGCTGCAGATCGAATAGATGCCGCGCTGCGCATCCGCGCGATTCGCGTCGAAGATCATCCGCAGCACGGTGTCGGCGTGCGCGTGGCGCGGGCGTTCGGCGGTGGAGGTCAGGCCGGACATGCGACACCTCGTTCGGTCAGGAAGCCATCGATCTCGGCCGCGCTGCTGTTGCCCTCCATCGGACCGCGCCGCGTGACGGCGATCGCACCGGCCGCATTCGCGCGGCGCAGCGCGACGTCGATCGGCAGGCCCGCGACGAGGCTCGCGACCAGCGTGCCGCCGAAGCAGTCGCCGGCGCCGGTCGGATCGAGTTCGTCGACCGGCCAGGCCGGCGCGTCGATGCGGCTCGCACGATCGAATGCAGTGCTGCCGGCCGCGCCGCGCTTGAGCACGACGCGCTCGAGCAGCGGATGCGTCGCGAGCAGCCCCGCGATCGCACGCTCGGCCGGCTGCGGCCCGCAGAAGAACGGCAGGTCGGCCTCGCTCGGCAGGAACAGGTGACACGCGGCGAGCATCGCGTCGAGTGCCGCGCGCATCGGCCGGAAGCTCAGCATCTCCGGCCGAACGTTCGGGTCGAACGACACCTTCGCGCCGACGCGCGCCGCTTCGATCACGCCGCGCTGCACCGCCGCGATCGCCGATTCGCTCGTCAGCGACGAGCCCATCACGTGAAAGTAGCGGCAGCCGTCGAATATCGCGGTGTCGACGTCGGATGCGTCGACGCACGCGGCCGCGCTGGTGGACAGGCTGAAGACGAAGCTGCGCGAGCCGTCGTCGCGATACGCGACGAACGCGGTGCCGGTCGGGCGGGCGACGCGGCGGATGCGCGCGACGTCGACGCCGTCGCGCTCGAGCCGCGCGACGATCGCGTCGCCGAATGCATCGCGGCCGACGCAGCCCGCATACGCGACCCGCGCGCCGAGCCGCGCGGCCTGGTCGGCGAAGATCGCCGGCGCGCCGCTCGGAAACGGGCCCGCGAACAGGCCCGGCGTGTCGAAACCCTGGCCGCGCTCGGCGGCGACGAATTCGGCCAGCAGTTCGCCGGCGACCACGATCTCGGCCATCATGCGGGCCCTCGTGCGGCGGCGGCCGCGTTTAGCGACCCCGCCTGAGTTGCGCGTGCGAGCATCGCCACGTCAGCT from Burkholderia ambifaria AMMD includes:
- a CDS encoding serine hydrolase domain-containing protein — encoded protein: MSSLPVTAHRAEPDAALPERLDAVLDRTLADARVVGAVVLVARDGELRYARAAGLADREAGTPMREDTLFRLASVSKPIVTAAAMRLVAAGRIELDEPVAHWLPAFRPTLRDGTPTDITLRHLLSHTAGLGYRFLEADADGPYARAGVSDGMDRADLSLAENVRRIAGVPLRFAPGTSWDYSLAIDVVGALIEAVDGRPLGEAVAALVTTPLGMSDTAFFSHDAARFATPYVSTPVAPRRMADDDLAPVYDGTVGIRFAPARAFDAAAWPSGGAGMVGTARDCLTLLDTLRTGRDGWLERRWIDEMSRVQPGANDLPDAPGFGFGLGFSVLRDPAAARSPESVGTWRWGGAYGHAWFVDRAAGLTVVALTNTLYEGMHGRVVTDVRDAVYGVDDRGAA
- a CDS encoding LysR family transcriptional regulator, which translates into the protein MENLGGFVVFVQVAETRSFVAAGRALGLSASAIGKRIARLEARLNVRLFHRSTRSITLTAEGTRFLERCRRVIAEIDAAEQELTHSAEAPRGRLRVSLPTIGTLLLPLLADFMAAYPEIELDIDFSDRLVDVVEEGFDAVLRTGQPTDSRLSSRLLGHFGQHLVASPDYLERHGTPRTPTDLARHRCLHYRFPSSGKLEIWPLRASRSGTPPAVPVSMVSNSAETRLCFARRGLGIACLPEFFVRDALDDGTLRAVLAEHIVSRTPFYVLWPSGRHPTPKLRAFVDHMAEHLRL
- a CDS encoding ABC transporter ATP-binding protein; amino-acid sequence: MASVLLRNIAKRYDDTEVLRNVNLDIADGEFVVFVGPSGCGKSTLMRMIAGLEDISSGELLIDGAKVNDVPSAKRGIAMVFQSYALYPHMTLYDNMAFGLKLAGAKKPEIDQAVKQAAKILHIDHLLERKPKQLSGGQRQRVAIGRAITRKPKVFLFDEPLSNLDAALRVKMRLEFARLHDELKTTMIYVTHDQVEAMTLADKIVVLSGGAVQQVGTPNTLYHAPANRFVAGFIGSPKMNFLKGTVESADATGVLVRFDSGETQRVAVDAAGLQAGAAVTVGVRPEHLLVGAAGTGVAARTMAVESLGDAAYLYAESAVAPDGLIARIPPLDTYRTGEALHVHAQPEHCHLFDEQGQAFRRLSAHAKAA
- a CDS encoding HAD family hydrolase, which gives rise to MTAAGKGVVGHGVNVLICDCDGVLIDSEAVAADVIVRELDARWPGVDARPAVMPLLGLRIERVLAGASEAVGRTLSADDVDAIRRAVEAAAVNAPVVDGIEAALAAISLPTACASNSYRAYVETALARTGLARFFGDRLFCADAVARPKPAPDVYLAAARALGAVPAQCLVVEDSVTGITAAAAAGMTVLGFVGGGHASAAQIDALRGIGARHVFDDMHELPGYVARWQATGAVLPG
- a CDS encoding carbohydrate ABC transporter permease, producing the protein MSDLTLEGRRAPAAFDLVRRALPGALAWLIALLLFFPIFWMAITAFKTEQQAYASTLFFVPTFDSFREVFARSNYFGFAWNSVLISAGVTAISLLLAVPAAYAMAFFPNRRTQKVLLWMLSTKMMPSVGVLVPIYLLWKNAGLLDTVSGLVIVYTLINLPIAVWMTFTYFNEIPKDILEAGRIDGASTWQEIVYLLMPMALPGLASTALLLVILSWNEAFWSINLSSSNAAPLTVFIASYSSPEGLFWAKLSAASLLAVAPILIVGWLSQKQLVRGLTFGAVK
- a CDS encoding carbohydrate ABC transporter permease: MRHLRLPLSHAPSVGDASSPPGAPRRARGGPSWLVSPSVAVLLLWMSIPLAMTIWYSFSRYNLLNPDVKGFAGLDNYRFLATDPSFLPAIWHTLVLIGAVLAITVVGGVLMAVLFDRKFYGQGIARLLAIAPFFVMPTVAALIWKNMILHPVYGLVANAMRALGMTPVDWFADYPLTAVIMIVAWQWLPFAFLILFTAIQSLDQEQKEAARIDGAGPIAMFFYITLPHLKRAIAVVVMMETIFLLSIFAEIYTTTGGGPGNATTNLSYLIYALGLQQFDVGLASAGGIIAVVVANVVSFFLVRMLARNLKGEYEK
- a CDS encoding ABC transporter substrate-binding protein — protein: MQRKMLDAAARCFAGAALATAACAASAGTLTIATLNNPDMIELKKLSPAFEKANPDIKLNWVILEENVLRQRATTDITTGSGQFDVMAIGTYETPQWGKRGWLAPMTGLPADYDLNDIVKTARDSLSYNGQLYALPFYVESSMTFYRKDLFAAKGLKMPDQPTYDQIAEFADKLTDKAKGTYGICLRGKAGWGENMAYVSTVVNTFGGRWFDENWNAQLTSPEWKKAIGFYVNLLKKDGPPGASSNGFNENLTLTASGKCAMWIDATVAAGMLYNKQQSQVADKIGFAAAPVAATPKGSHWLWAWALAVPKTSKQQDAARKFIAWATSKQYIEMAGKDEGWASVPPGTRTSTYQRPEYKAAAPFSDFVLKAIETADPNDPSLKKVPYTGVQYVGIPEFQSFGTVVGQAIAGAVAGQTTVDQALAAGQAAADRAVRQAGYKK
- a CDS encoding D-tagatose-bisphosphate aldolase, class II, non-catalytic subunit, which translates into the protein MSGLTSTAERPRHAHADTVLRMIFDANRADAQRGIYSICSAHRLVLEAACEAARADGSPLLIEATCNQVNHLGGYTGMTPADFRRDVDAIAQRCGLAPSALVLGGDHLGPNPWRHRRAADAMREAAAMVAAYVEAGFEKIHLDASMACADDPPRLDDRTIAARAAELCRAAEDAAARAGVAPVYVIGTEVPTPGGEVAGDADGDGDAIARIAVTRSDSIAATLDAHRSAFAAAGLDDAWSRVVAIVAQPGVDFDDRHVLDYDSAKAASLGASILRTPRLVFEAHSTDYQTEDALAALVRDHFAVLKVGPALTFALREALFALTFIEDALIGDVAQRSRLRDVVDAAMRAQPEHWAPYYRGDETEQRLARQFSYSDRIRYYWLQPAVAAAVEQLFDNLARQPVPETLVAQWLPDVYAACRAGGLAKEPRAWVRHRIREVIAHYARACGMQRPA
- a CDS encoding sugar kinase translates to MAEIVVAGELLAEFVAAERGQGFDTPGLFAGPFPSGAPAIFADQAARLGARVAYAGCVGRDAFGDAIVARLERDGVDVARIRRVARPTGTAFVAYRDDGSRSFVFSLSTSAAACVDASDVDTAIFDGCRYFHVMGSSLTSESAIAAVQRGVIEAARVGAKVSFDPNVRPEMLSFRPMRAALDAMLAACHLFLPSEADLPFFCGPQPAERAIAGLLATHPLLERVVLKRGAAGSTAFDRASRIDAPAWPVDELDPTGAGDCFGGTLVASLVAGLPIDVALRRANAAGAIAVTRRGPMEGNSSAAEIDGFLTERGVACPA